In a genomic window of bacterium:
- a CDS encoding NADH-quinone oxidoreductase subunit A → METSFFSGNLSTFLVLFAATCGLVGMFLALSAWLGPKKMNEIKAQPFECGTISKTDARAPYPIKFYLVAVLFIVFDIEIAFLYPWAVSFGSIGIVGFIAAVIFLAILGVGLYYEVSKRVLEWK, encoded by the coding sequence ATGGAAACATCCTTTTTCAGTGGTAATCTCTCGACCTTTCTGGTCCTGTTCGCAGCCACCTGCGGATTGGTCGGCATGTTCCTCGCGCTTTCGGCTTGGCTCGGGCCAAAGAAAATGAACGAGATCAAGGCGCAGCCCTTCGAGTGCGGAACGATTTCCAAGACCGATGCGCGTGCGCCCTATCCCATCAAGTTCTATCTGGTGGCGGTGCTGTTCATCGTATTCGATATCGAGATCGCGTTCCTCTATCCGTGGGCGGTGAGCTTCGGCAGTATCGGAATCGTCGGATTCATCGCGGCGGTCATTTTCCTGGCGATCCTTGGAGTGGGATTGTACTACGAGGTCAGCAAGCGTGTACTGGAGTGGAAGTAG